In the genome of Streptomyces sp. V2I9, one region contains:
- a CDS encoding ATP-binding protein, whose amino-acid sequence MQIEGADTGSPVCRPRTAAEARQEVEFALYPLRCAPDARYRTAHQAGVWDAVLVASELVGHVLHHRADVSRDCFLVCSLNCGEITISVTDPCDDVLPASPVAPDPRRGGLEGTGWWLVHQLADQVDIVRLPEGGRSITAAVPLSGP is encoded by the coding sequence ATGCAGATCGAGGGGGCCGATACGGGAAGTCCCGTGTGTCGGCCGAGGACGGCCGCCGAGGCGCGCCAGGAGGTGGAGTTCGCCCTCTACCCGCTGCGCTGCGCGCCCGACGCACGGTACCGGACGGCTCATCAGGCCGGTGTGTGGGACGCCGTGCTGGTCGCCTCCGAACTCGTCGGCCATGTGCTCCACCACCGGGCGGACGTCTCCCGTGACTGCTTCCTGGTCTGCTCGCTGAACTGCGGCGAGATCACCATCAGCGTCACCGACCCCTGCGACGACGTCCTGCCCGCCTCCCCCGTCGCCCCGGACCCCCGGCGCGGCGGGCTGGAGGGGACGGGCTGGTGGCTGGTCCACCAGCTCGCCGACCAGGTCGACATCGTGCGGCTGCCCGAAGGGGGTCGGTCCATCACCGCGGCCGTGCCGCTCTCCGGGCCCTGA
- a CDS encoding DUF5133 domain-containing protein yields the protein MMLIPSPDAMRTLLARYNELQLRHSQDSDHELQRSLEDVTYTLCVSTGTRTVHDALLAADTILRRSAAEEEAAAGAPVQPATAARPVLPKPRSL from the coding sequence ATGATGCTGATCCCGAGCCCGGACGCCATGCGGACCCTGCTGGCCCGCTACAACGAGCTGCAGTTGCGCCATTCCCAGGACTCCGACCACGAACTCCAGCGGAGCCTGGAGGACGTGACGTACACGCTCTGTGTGAGCACCGGCACCCGCACGGTCCACGACGCCCTGCTCGCCGCCGACACGATCCTGCGGAGGTCGGCGGCCGAGGAGGAAGCGGCGGCGGGCGCTCCCGTACAGCCGGCGACGGCCGCCCGTCCGGTCCTCCCGAAGCCGCGGTCCCTCTGA
- a CDS encoding CsbD family protein codes for MAADEKSQAKTEQAKGKIKEVAGRTVGNERLTAEGRAEQAKGDARQAKEKVKDALND; via the coding sequence ATGGCTGCCGACGAGAAGAGCCAGGCCAAGACCGAGCAGGCCAAGGGCAAGATCAAGGAAGTCGCCGGGCGCACCGTCGGCAACGAACGCCTCACCGCCGAGGGCCGGGCCGAGCAGGCCAAGGGCGACGCCCGGCAGGCCAAGGAGAAGGTCAAGGACGCCCTGAACGACTGA
- the pip gene encoding prolyl aminopeptidase — MHREPNDPYPPIEPYAHGMLDVGDGNLVYWEASGNPDGKPALVVHGGPGSGSSSRSRRYFDPDRYRVILFDQRGCGRSTPHASDPATDMAYNTTAHLIADMERLREHLNIDHWLLYGGSWGSTLILAYAEEHPERVTEVVIPSVTTTRRSEIDWLYRGVGNLFPEAWDAFRAGVPETSDPAGLVAAYARRMESEDAAVREKATADWCAWEDAVVSMEAITGPPPYSGRPDRDQLAFVRICAHYFAHEAWLEEGQLLARAHRLAGIPAVLIHGRFDLAGPLMTAWELARAWPDARLTVIDTAGHMGGPDTRRAVLAALDGFAG, encoded by the coding sequence GTGCACCGCGAGCCGAACGACCCGTACCCGCCGATCGAACCGTACGCGCACGGCATGCTGGACGTCGGGGACGGCAACCTCGTGTACTGGGAGGCGAGCGGCAACCCGGACGGCAAGCCGGCCCTGGTGGTGCACGGCGGGCCCGGCTCGGGGTCCTCGTCCCGCTCACGCCGGTACTTCGACCCGGACCGCTACCGGGTGATCCTCTTCGACCAGCGGGGCTGCGGGCGTTCGACCCCCCACGCGAGCGACCCGGCGACGGACATGGCGTACAACACCACGGCGCACCTGATCGCCGACATGGAACGTCTCCGGGAGCATCTGAACATCGACCACTGGCTTCTGTACGGCGGCTCGTGGGGGTCCACGCTGATCCTGGCGTACGCGGAGGAGCACCCGGAACGGGTCACGGAGGTGGTCATCCCGTCGGTGACGACGACGCGGCGCAGCGAGATCGACTGGCTCTACCGGGGCGTCGGCAACCTCTTCCCCGAGGCATGGGACGCCTTCCGCGCGGGTGTCCCCGAGACGAGCGACCCCGCCGGCCTGGTCGCCGCGTACGCCCGCCGTATGGAGAGCGAGGACGCCGCCGTACGGGAGAAGGCCACGGCGGACTGGTGCGCCTGGGAGGACGCGGTGGTCTCGATGGAGGCGATCACGGGCCCGCCCCCGTACAGCGGCCGCCCGGACCGCGACCAGCTGGCTTTCGTCCGGATCTGCGCCCACTACTTCGCCCACGAGGCCTGGCTGGAGGAGGGCCAACTCCTCGCCCGGGCCCACCGTCTGGCCGGCATCCCGGCCGTCCTGATCCACGGCCGCTTCGATCTGGCCGGCCCCCTCATGACCGCCTGGGAACTCGCCCGCGCCTGGCCGGACGCCCGGCTGACGGTCATCGACACGGCGGGCCACATGGGCGGCCCGGACACCCGGCGTGCGGTACTGGCGGCGCTGGACGGGTTCGCGGGCTGA
- a CDS encoding VOC family protein — protein sequence MPGRIDLTLDCADAQLLAEFWKSALGYVDLPPPPPFGTREEWLAQFDLPEGETIDDGAWLCDPEGVGPRLSILKVPEPKKAKNRLHIDVRIAAHGTPAEQWAHIRAEAARLVAAGGSVLAEVHEHHVVMADPEGNEFCVAASSSTTNS from the coding sequence ATGCCTGGACGTATCGATCTGACCCTGGACTGTGCCGACGCCCAACTCCTGGCCGAATTCTGGAAGTCGGCCCTGGGATATGTGGATCTGCCGCCGCCGCCACCGTTCGGGACCCGCGAGGAATGGCTCGCCCAGTTCGACCTGCCGGAGGGCGAGACGATCGACGACGGCGCCTGGCTGTGCGACCCCGAGGGTGTCGGCCCCCGGCTCTCCATCCTCAAGGTGCCCGAACCGAAGAAGGCCAAGAACCGGCTGCACATCGACGTACGGATCGCGGCCCACGGAACCCCCGCCGAGCAGTGGGCCCACATCCGGGCGGAGGCCGCGCGGCTCGTGGCGGCGGGCGGGTCCGTGCTCGCGGAGGTCCACGAGCACCATGTGGTGATGGCCGACCCGGAGGGCAACGAGTTCTGTGTGGCGGCGAGTTCGTCGACAACCAACTCGTAG
- a CDS encoding cupin domain-containing protein: MNATPEVLAVLTDILAAVDVDERGALWHLAEGGRELDANLVWLPADAEVGEHQEDVLDVLLVVMEGRGTARAGGRELDLEAGTVLWLPRTSRRALAAGPDGLGYLTVHRRRPGLAVKPPSGAHEGGEGPCMLDRVCPACGRLSQDPAPVFCSRCGERFPER; this comes from the coding sequence GTGAACGCCACTCCCGAGGTCCTCGCCGTGCTCACCGACATCCTGGCCGCCGTCGACGTGGATGAGCGCGGAGCGCTGTGGCATCTGGCCGAGGGCGGGCGGGAGTTGGACGCCAATCTGGTGTGGCTCCCTGCCGACGCCGAGGTGGGGGAGCACCAGGAGGACGTGCTCGACGTGCTCCTGGTCGTGATGGAGGGCCGGGGCACCGCCAGGGCAGGCGGCCGAGAGCTGGACCTGGAGGCCGGGACCGTCCTCTGGTTGCCGCGTACGTCCCGGCGCGCGCTGGCCGCCGGGCCGGACGGGCTCGGCTACCTCACCGTCCACCGCCGCCGCCCCGGCCTCGCGGTCAAGCCGCCGAGCGGGGCGCACGAGGGCGGCGAGGGGCCCTGCATGCTGGATCGGGTCTGCCCCGCGTGCGGGCGGCTGTCGCAGGACCCCGCCCCGGTCTTCTGCAGCCGGTGCGGGGAGCGGTTCCCCGAGCGGTGA
- a CDS encoding DUF3995 domain-containing protein, producing the protein MAMESTVSLPASQPAWPGYVAAVAALGYAAPHFWWGADVPAMFPGDFAAAPHGNLEAAIGYWVMGAVATFGAVLSLALVRPWGRRAPALLIAVPSGLAAIGMALWGFTYFAMQYLITTGRVVSAPAFAAMDAHPQATWGLFWYALFLIWGITLGIAAWQRLRARQAGL; encoded by the coding sequence ATGGCGATGGAGAGTACGGTCTCACTGCCCGCCTCGCAGCCCGCATGGCCCGGTTACGTGGCCGCGGTCGCGGCCCTGGGATATGCGGCGCCCCACTTCTGGTGGGGCGCCGATGTCCCGGCAATGTTCCCCGGGGACTTCGCCGCGGCCCCGCACGGAAACCTGGAGGCCGCCATCGGCTACTGGGTGATGGGCGCCGTGGCCACGTTCGGCGCCGTGCTCTCTCTCGCCCTGGTGCGTCCCTGGGGACGCCGCGCCCCGGCCCTCCTTATCGCCGTCCCGTCGGGACTCGCCGCGATCGGCATGGCTCTCTGGGGGTTCACGTATTTTGCGATGCAGTACCTGATCACCACGGGCCGCGTGGTCTCGGCCCCGGCCTTCGCGGCCATGGACGCCCACCCGCAGGCGACCTGGGGACTGTTCTGGTACGCCCTCTTCCTGATCTGGGGCATCACCCTCGGAATCGCGGCTTGGCAGCGTCTGCGCGCGCGCCAGGCAGGACTCTGA
- a CDS encoding serine/threonine-protein kinase — protein MRNEDRADRAYGGQGDDGRAHDRRAEDGRAHDGRPHGSPSHDAEPPAARTVIDGRYELLEPIGSGGMGEVWKAHDLRLRRFVAVKGLLDRNAMTAGTQTAAMQRARREAEAIAKIEHQNVVTVHDQVETDQQVWIVMKLLEARSLGDLLTSERVLAVPRAANIGLQIVQGLRAVHAASVVHRDVKPGNVLVRDDGLVILVDFGIATFEGADRVTRSGSVIGTPPYLAPELFAPASPGPTPASDLWALGVTLYEMVEGRAPFAGREVWEVQENIRQSPEPAIRYAGPLAPVIQGLLITDPRERLDAATAEAMLREVLGDPAAPHAGAAGPETHPPTAAATPNTPNPLPPAPAPAVPTPATPRPAPPSPPVAAASGGRGRQRGWKVAAAVVCAALLAGAGWLVSQGDGEGGGTGDRADSAPGRGEDPIGSGTQKRWKDTHPTLKIGVKDDQPGLSIFDRKSRTYKGYDIDLAYAIAESMGYGKGEVSFTTVATDYRSTALKTKQVDLVIASYSITDDRKTASPDGYSVDFAGPYYEASRGFLVREKSAKYTINDSSDLRDLGVEVCTARESTYEKALPKQGFTMAKSQPNTYQDCLDKLLDPKSDVYAVASDDIILAGYVEANPGKVRRLENIQGAEGYGVAMRPKSKELKGEVCSALRTILASRIWEDMYKENLSGLVGNENPPGRPDLTECVNY, from the coding sequence ATGCGCAACGAAGACAGAGCCGACCGGGCATACGGCGGGCAGGGGGACGACGGTCGGGCACACGACCGCCGGGCGGAGGACGGGCGGGCACACGACGGCCGACCGCACGGCTCCCCGTCCCACGACGCCGAGCCGCCCGCCGCCCGGACCGTGATCGACGGCCGCTACGAACTGCTGGAGCCGATCGGCAGCGGCGGGATGGGCGAGGTCTGGAAGGCCCATGACCTGCGGTTGCGCCGGTTCGTCGCCGTTAAGGGGCTGCTCGACCGGAACGCCATGACCGCGGGCACGCAGACGGCGGCGATGCAGCGGGCGCGGCGCGAGGCGGAGGCCATCGCCAAGATCGAGCACCAGAACGTGGTGACGGTCCACGACCAGGTGGAGACCGATCAGCAGGTCTGGATCGTGATGAAGCTGCTCGAAGCACGGTCGCTGGGCGACCTGTTGACCAGCGAGCGGGTCCTCGCCGTGCCGAGGGCGGCGAACATCGGCCTCCAGATCGTCCAGGGCCTGCGGGCGGTCCACGCGGCGTCGGTCGTCCACCGTGACGTGAAGCCGGGCAACGTCCTCGTACGGGACGACGGGCTCGTGATCCTGGTGGACTTCGGCATCGCCACCTTCGAGGGCGCGGACCGGGTGACCCGGTCCGGCAGCGTCATCGGCACCCCTCCCTACCTGGCGCCCGAACTGTTCGCCCCCGCTTCTCCGGGCCCCACGCCCGCCTCCGACCTGTGGGCGCTCGGCGTCACGCTGTACGAGATGGTGGAGGGCCGGGCGCCCTTCGCCGGGCGCGAGGTGTGGGAGGTCCAGGAGAACATCCGGCAGTCCCCCGAGCCCGCCATCCGCTACGCCGGGCCCCTCGCCCCGGTCATCCAGGGGCTGTTGATCACGGACCCGCGTGAGCGGCTGGACGCGGCCACGGCCGAGGCGATGCTCCGCGAGGTGCTCGGGGACCCGGCCGCGCCGCACGCCGGCGCCGCCGGCCCGGAGACGCACCCGCCGACGGCGGCCGCGACTCCGAACACGCCGAACCCGTTGCCCCCCGCCCCGGCTCCGGCCGTCCCTACCCCGGCCACCCCGCGCCCCGCGCCCCCCTCTCCCCCGGTGGCAGCGGCGAGCGGCGGGCGCGGCCGACAGCGGGGCTGGAAAGTCGCGGCGGCGGTCGTGTGCGCGGCGCTGCTGGCCGGCGCGGGCTGGCTGGTCTCGCAGGGCGACGGCGAGGGCGGCGGAACCGGCGACCGGGCGGACTCGGCACCGGGCCGGGGCGAGGACCCGATCGGCAGCGGCACGCAGAAGCGGTGGAAGGACACCCACCCCACCTTGAAGATCGGCGTCAAGGACGATCAGCCGGGGCTGAGCATCTTCGACCGGAAGTCGCGTACGTACAAGGGGTACGACATCGACCTGGCCTACGCCATCGCGGAGAGCATGGGCTACGGCAAGGGCGAGGTCTCCTTCACCACGGTCGCCACGGACTACCGGAGCACGGCGCTGAAGACCAAGCAGGTGGACCTGGTCATCGCCTCGTACAGCATCACCGACGACCGCAAGACGGCCTCCCCGGACGGCTACAGCGTCGACTTCGCCGGCCCGTACTACGAGGCCAGCCGGGGCTTCCTGGTCCGCGAGAAGTCGGCCAAGTACACGATCAACGACTCCAGCGATCTGCGGGACCTCGGCGTGGAGGTGTGCACGGCGCGGGAGTCGACGTACGAGAAGGCGCTGCCGAAGCAGGGCTTCACCATGGCGAAGTCGCAGCCCAACACCTACCAGGACTGCCTGGACAAGCTGCTGGACCCGAAGTCCGACGTGTACGCGGTGGCCTCGGACGACATCATTCTCGCCGGGTACGTCGAGGCCAATCCGGGCAAGGTACGGCGACTGGAGAACATCCAGGGCGCGGAGGGCTACGGCGTGGCGATGCGGCCGAAGTCGAAGGAGCTCAAGGGCGAGGTGTGCTCGGCGCTGCGGACGATCCTGGCGAGCAGGATCTGGGAGGACATGTACAAGGAGAACCTGTCGGGCCTGGTGGGCAACGAGAACCCGCCGGGCCGCCCGGACCTCACGGAGTGCGTGAATTACTGA
- a CDS encoding SDR family oxidoreductase, with the protein MTTAEQPSTAPGPAPARPIALITGVGRSIGIGAGIARRMAASGWDVAFTYWTPYDRRMTWGAEPGAAASIADELAGAGARAAAIEADLTDAEAPARIFDEAEQRLGGQVTALILSHAESVDSGLLDTTVEAFDRHFAVNARASWLLIREYGLRFRSAPDGAAGSPPGGSAGDAGPVPRPATGRIVALTSDHTVGNLPYGASKGALDRITLAAAHELAHLGVTANVVNPGPVDTGWMTDGLREALVRGTPLGRLGTPRDTAHLVDFLCSPEGQWINGQLLKSNGGAAS; encoded by the coding sequence GTGACGACCGCCGAGCAGCCTTCGACCGCCCCCGGACCGGCCCCGGCCCGCCCCATCGCGCTGATCACCGGCGTCGGCCGCAGCATCGGCATCGGCGCGGGCATCGCGCGCAGGATGGCGGCATCCGGCTGGGACGTGGCCTTCACCTACTGGACGCCGTACGACCGCCGCATGACGTGGGGCGCCGAGCCCGGCGCCGCCGCGTCCATCGCGGACGAGCTGGCCGGGGCGGGGGCCCGTGCGGCGGCGATCGAGGCGGACCTGACCGACGCCGAGGCCCCGGCGCGCATCTTCGACGAGGCGGAGCAGCGCCTCGGCGGGCAGGTGACCGCACTGATCCTCTCGCACGCGGAGTCGGTGGATTCGGGGCTGCTGGACACCACCGTGGAGGCGTTCGACCGGCACTTCGCGGTGAACGCGCGGGCGAGCTGGCTGCTGATCCGCGAGTACGGGCTGCGCTTCCGCAGCGCGCCGGACGGCGCCGCGGGCAGCCCACCGGGCGGTTCGGCGGGCGACGCGGGCCCCGTTCCCCGTCCCGCGACGGGCCGGATCGTGGCGCTCACCAGCGACCACACCGTGGGCAACCTCCCCTACGGGGCGAGCAAGGGCGCGCTGGACCGCATCACGCTGGCCGCCGCGCACGAGCTGGCCCACCTCGGGGTCACGGCGAACGTCGTCAACCCCGGCCCGGTGGACACCGGCTGGATGACCGACGGCCTGCGCGAGGCCCTGGTCCGGGGCACCCCTCTCGGCCGCCTCGGCACCCCGCGCGACACCGCCCACCTGGTGGACTTCCTCTGCTCCCCCGAAGGCCAGTGGATCAACGGCCAGTTGCTCAAGAGCAACGGGGGCGCGGCTTCCTGA
- a CDS encoding SDR family oxidoreductase: MGEQQQALNGRTAVVAGGAKNLGGLISRTLGEAGANVVVHYHGENTAADAEKTAESVRAAGAQAVVVREDLTRVEGVRSLFDQALDAFGGVDVAVNTTGMVLRKPIAETTEEEYDRMFAINSKAAYFFLQEAGARLNDGGRIVSLVTSLLAAFTDGYSTYAGAKAPLEHFTRAAAKEFAPRGISVNNVAPGPMDTPFFYPEETPERVEFHKSQAMGGRLTEIEDIAPLVKFLVTDGGWITGQTIFANGGYTVR, translated from the coding sequence ATGGGTGAGCAGCAGCAGGCGCTGAACGGCAGGACCGCGGTGGTCGCCGGAGGCGCGAAGAACCTCGGCGGCCTCATCAGCCGCACGCTCGGCGAGGCCGGCGCGAACGTCGTCGTCCATTACCACGGCGAGAACACGGCGGCGGACGCCGAGAAGACGGCGGAGTCCGTACGGGCCGCCGGCGCGCAGGCCGTCGTCGTCCGCGAGGACCTCACCCGCGTGGAGGGGGTGCGGAGCCTCTTCGACCAGGCGCTGGACGCCTTCGGCGGGGTGGACGTCGCCGTGAACACCACCGGGATGGTGCTGCGCAAGCCGATCGCCGAGACGACCGAGGAGGAGTACGACCGCATGTTCGCGATCAACTCCAAGGCGGCGTACTTCTTCCTCCAGGAAGCCGGGGCGCGCCTCAACGACGGCGGTCGCATCGTCAGCCTGGTGACGTCCCTGCTCGCCGCCTTCACGGACGGCTACTCCACCTACGCGGGCGCGAAGGCCCCGCTGGAGCACTTCACCCGGGCGGCGGCCAAGGAGTTCGCGCCGCGCGGCATCTCCGTGAACAATGTGGCCCCCGGACCGATGGACACCCCGTTCTTCTACCCGGAGGAGACGCCGGAGCGCGTGGAGTTCCACAAGTCGCAGGCGATGGGCGGCCGGCTCACGGAGATCGAGGACATCGCGCCGCTGGTGAAGTTCCTGGTCACCGACGGCGGGTGGATCACCGGTCAGACGATCTTCGCCAACGGCGGCTACACGGTCCGCTGA
- a CDS encoding LysR family transcriptional regulator produces the protein MSLDLRKLEHLVAVAEEGGFTRAAERLHLSQQALSTSVRTLERHVGVRLLDRSHQHVTPTPAGQALIEDARALNAQALAALDRARRIGRGRAGHLRIGHTPAVTAEEVVELLTRARTEEEGIQAHVRQLFPDELREQLLTGACDVGLSRAMPAGTGLTRARIAEHRLRVAVPAGHPLAARASVAVADLRDQPLTVWGEPGSSAYTDLLIGLCRRAGVEPDTCRNPVQGTPPVTAVTATGRIAFVTAPPGPAAGGAARVVDLDPPVRVPVHALWPTHTTCPGRDLFLGRVGSGGEG, from the coding sequence GTGAGTCTGGACCTGCGCAAGCTGGAGCACCTCGTCGCCGTCGCGGAGGAGGGCGGGTTCACTCGCGCGGCCGAACGGCTGCACCTCAGCCAGCAGGCGCTGAGCACCTCGGTCCGCACATTGGAACGGCACGTCGGTGTCCGGCTCCTGGACCGGAGCCACCAGCACGTCACCCCCACCCCGGCCGGGCAGGCCCTCATCGAGGACGCCCGCGCCCTGAACGCCCAGGCGCTCGCCGCCCTGGACCGCGCCCGCCGTATCGGCCGCGGCCGGGCGGGTCACCTGCGCATCGGCCACACCCCGGCCGTCACCGCCGAGGAGGTCGTGGAGCTGCTGACCCGAGCCCGTACGGAGGAAGAAGGCATCCAGGCCCATGTCCGCCAGCTCTTCCCCGACGAACTGCGCGAGCAACTGCTGACGGGCGCCTGCGACGTGGGGCTGAGCCGCGCGATGCCCGCCGGTACGGGGCTGACGCGGGCCCGGATCGCGGAACACCGTCTGCGGGTCGCCGTACCGGCCGGACATCCGCTGGCCGCCCGCGCCTCGGTGGCCGTGGCCGACCTGCGCGACCAGCCCCTCACGGTGTGGGGCGAGCCCGGCTCGTCCGCGTACACGGACCTGCTGATCGGCCTCTGCCGCCGGGCGGGCGTGGAGCCGGACACGTGCCGCAACCCGGTCCAGGGCACACCCCCGGTCACGGCCGTCACCGCGACCGGCCGCATCGCCTTCGTCACGGCTCCGCCGGGTCCGGCGGCGGGCGGCGCGGCGCGGGTCGTCGATCTCGACCCGCCCGTGCGGGTCCCGGTCCACGCCCTGTGGCCGACACATACGACGTGTCCGGGGCGGGACCTGTTCCTGGGACGGGTCGGGTCCGGCGGCGAGGGGTGA
- a CDS encoding nuclear transport factor 2 family protein, protein MTPSINDPVVEKFVATVNAGDKDAFFTDVLTEDATMSDDGSERDLAAWTEKEIFSPQANGRMEVVEASDDGRSLVVDYTNDTWGTMRTRWIFTVTGDRVSRFETGQASS, encoded by the coding sequence ATGACCCCATCGATCAACGACCCGGTGGTGGAGAAGTTCGTCGCCACGGTGAACGCGGGCGACAAGGACGCCTTCTTCACCGACGTCCTCACGGAGGACGCCACCATGTCCGACGACGGCAGCGAACGGGACCTGGCGGCCTGGACGGAGAAAGAGATCTTCTCCCCGCAGGCCAACGGACGTATGGAGGTCGTGGAGGCCTCCGACGACGGCCGCAGCCTCGTCGTCGACTACACCAACGACACCTGGGGCACGATGCGGACCCGGTGGATCTTCACGGTCACGGGTGACCGCGTCAGCCGCTTCGAGACGGGCCAGGCATCGTCCTGA
- a CDS encoding helix-turn-helix domain-containing protein, translating to MSNQGTTDHGAAGPWDDRDGRDTAGRLLRAATGSGAGLIAEAASLVQGWAVLTDPIAGAVYSSPAAAAADGVHAASAPQEHPYSVQLPAAGAVLVLTPAPATPAEHTGRVAATTAALLEVRGQRAAELRGEQMRLHTTLLRLLLAGHAGAVVDALGGSAYSHVTVYRLTGDDAPAAHLVLWRAVRPTLAPHADACTLLGRLDGELVVAEVHRGADDGRILRLVSRVCERHGMLAGMAGPLPLAEMSTAYGDAAAARHSATSAHRIVPADAIGAPRLAPLLPVAPYARWAASVLRPLDPAQQHLLLVWLRTGSKPRAAAALGLSAGTVRARIRQLARLLGADLGDATVRAHLLLALRAPAPAGVGEGKGEGGAEGEGGQRSGVAPGASTTGTASAAPASLGTLASGSGGAPVPGSPDRLDALPGGLLDTGAVRAWAGGLVDGLEPHLRIALTCWLRHHARTAPAAAELHVHRTTLTTWIGRCADHLAQNLADATVRAELHLALRITRSGPDDPAALPRRGGRTYRRL from the coding sequence ATGAGCAACCAGGGCACCACCGACCACGGAGCCGCCGGCCCGTGGGACGACCGCGACGGGCGGGACACGGCGGGCCGGCTGCTGCGCGCGGCGACCGGATCGGGCGCCGGTCTGATAGCCGAGGCCGCGTCCCTGGTCCAGGGCTGGGCGGTACTGACCGACCCGATCGCCGGAGCCGTCTACAGCTCCCCCGCCGCCGCGGCCGCCGACGGCGTCCACGCGGCATCCGCCCCACAGGAACACCCGTACAGCGTCCAACTCCCGGCCGCCGGCGCGGTTCTCGTCCTGACGCCCGCGCCCGCCACCCCCGCCGAGCACACCGGCCGGGTCGCCGCGACCACCGCGGCGCTCCTGGAGGTACGCGGTCAGCGGGCGGCGGAGCTGCGCGGGGAGCAGATGCGGCTGCACACCACCCTGCTGCGGCTGCTGCTGGCCGGACATGCCGGAGCCGTCGTCGACGCCCTGGGCGGGAGCGCGTACTCGCACGTCACGGTCTACCGGCTCACCGGCGACGACGCCCCCGCCGCCCACCTGGTCCTCTGGCGGGCCGTACGCCCCACCCTCGCCCCGCACGCCGACGCCTGCACGCTGCTGGGCCGGCTGGACGGCGAACTGGTCGTCGCCGAGGTGCACCGCGGCGCGGACGACGGCCGGATCCTGCGCCTGGTCTCCCGCGTGTGCGAGCGGCACGGCATGCTCGCGGGCATGGCGGGACCGCTTCCTCTGGCCGAGATGTCCACCGCCTACGGCGATGCCGCCGCCGCCCGGCACAGCGCCACCTCCGCCCACCGCATCGTCCCCGCCGACGCGATCGGCGCGCCCCGGCTCGCGCCGCTCCTGCCCGTCGCCCCGTACGCGCGGTGGGCGGCGTCCGTGCTGCGTCCGCTGGACCCCGCCCAGCAGCACCTGCTGCTGGTGTGGCTGCGCACCGGCAGCAAGCCCCGCGCCGCCGCGGCCCTCGGCCTGTCCGCCGGGACGGTACGGGCCCGGATACGCCAGCTCGCCCGGCTGCTCGGCGCGGACCTGGGGGACGCCACCGTCCGCGCCCACCTGCTGCTCGCCCTCCGCGCCCCCGCGCCCGCCGGGGTCGGGGAGGGGAAGGGGGAGGGGGGCGCGGAGGGGGAAGGCGGTCAACGATCCGGGGTTGCCCCCGGAGCGTCGACCACCGGTACCGCCTCCGCCGCCCCGGCATCCCTCGGAACGCTCGCCTCCGGAAGCGGGGGTGCTCCCGTGCCGGGCAGCCCGGACCGGTTGGACGCGCTGCCGGGCGGCCTCCTCGACACCGGAGCGGTACGGGCCTGGGCCGGCGGGCTCGTCGACGGGCTGGAGCCCCATCTGCGGATCGCCCTGACCTGCTGGCTGCGCCATCACGCCCGCACCGCCCCCGCCGCGGCCGAGCTGCACGTCCACCGCACCACGCTGACCACCTGGATCGGCCGGTGCGCCGACCACCTCGCGCAGAACCTCGCCGACGCGACCGTCCGCGCCGAACTCCACCTCGCCCTGCGGATCACCCGGAGCGGCCCCGACGATCCGGCAGCCCTGCCCCGGCGCGGCGGCCGCACCTACCGCCGTCTGTGA